A window of Actinobacillus suis ATCC 33415 contains these coding sequences:
- a CDS encoding ABC transporter permease produces the protein MFSLTQFSFFSLLILSLLSMSVGVADFHWSALLSDPEQTQLFFISRLPRTLAIILVGATLSVAGMVLQIVLKNRFIEPSMIGASQSAALGVLAISLIFPAAPLVAKMSFATCCALIGMGIFMLLLRNLPPHQKLMVPLIGIVFGNIIEAITTFIAYETDSLQLLSIWFSGDFSGVLAGRYELLWLTAALSIVIYIMADQLSITGLGHNISTSLGINYRRMTWLALITVALITAVVVVTIGQIPFIGLVVPNIVSRLAGDRLRKNLPAVVLLGANLVLVCDIIGRVINAPYEVPISTIFGICGTVVFLYLLFRGKRHA, from the coding sequence ATGTTTTCACTTACTCAATTTAGTTTTTTTTCGCTTTTAATTCTCAGTTTACTGAGTATGTCTGTGGGTGTAGCCGACTTTCATTGGTCGGCTTTATTATCTGATCCAGAACAAACACAACTGTTTTTTATCAGTCGTCTTCCTCGTACCCTTGCCATTATATTAGTCGGTGCAACTTTAAGTGTTGCTGGCATGGTATTACAAATCGTTTTAAAAAATCGTTTTATTGAACCGAGTATGATTGGAGCAAGCCAAAGTGCCGCTCTTGGTGTATTAGCTATCAGTCTGATTTTTCCTGCCGCTCCACTTGTCGCGAAAATGTCGTTTGCCACTTGTTGCGCATTAATCGGTATGGGCATTTTTATGCTGTTGCTACGTAATCTTCCCCCTCATCAAAAACTCATGGTGCCACTAATCGGTATTGTATTCGGCAATATTATTGAAGCAATTACGACCTTTATCGCTTACGAAACCGACTCATTACAACTTTTATCTATTTGGTTTTCCGGTGATTTTTCCGGAGTTTTAGCCGGTCGCTATGAACTATTATGGCTTACTGCCGCACTCTCTATCGTGATCTATATCATGGCGGATCAACTGAGTATTACCGGACTAGGACACAATATTAGCACTAGCCTTGGTATTAATTATCGCCGAATGACATGGCTTGCCTTAATTACTGTTGCACTTATTACGGCAGTTGTTGTTGTGACCATCGGGCAAATTCCCTTTATCGGTTTAGTCGTACCAAATATTGTCTCTCGTCTAGCAGGTGATAGATTGCGTAAAAATCTCCCCGCGGTCGTATTACTTGGTGCGAATCTTGTATTAGTTTGTGACATCATTGGCAGAGTTATTAATGCCCCTTATGAAGTACCGATTTCCACTATTTTCGGTATTTGCGGTACTGTTGTATTCCTCTATTTATTATTTAGAGGGAAGCGTCATGCGTAA